The Salvia miltiorrhiza cultivar Shanhuang (shh) chromosome 1, IMPLAD_Smil_shh, whole genome shotgun sequence genome has a window encoding:
- the LOC130997184 gene encoding putative inactive disease susceptibility protein LOV1, translating to MGEKLAVDAVASVVLQKLRDLLVDESFASNKIIGRRLQRMKETIEKTSWRSDEEPKAEEIKKLSQEYLGHLYSIEDSIESFALRFNRQRKKLGCLINHALFPKKFTALKMLDSKLYNIHTKVKKLNSRTSTTGSTSNRDRSLQQHNEQEDHQETSTDEETDAGSPSMWRNKSSPDVGNIHKRPTNLRRNNSCKVLSRSNASMMRERWEHSKLMYSYSYNKEELSIVGYQGKLQDLQFRLENPDHQIISIVGELGSGKTMLARAIYGNRSIKNKFKAAAWANIFKESTTTDVLLALLNQVKKSEVQDGSNEESLKERLAQELTGQRYLVVLDGVQSSDQWKRIKDAFPDQQNGSKIIITTRDERMAKHADLKRHSYNMEKLNPEESWTLFMTKVGTLKDPEKPLKKRIIKACQGLPLNIVLLGSLLSMKGREKWSETLNSDRKWQASDIMKLSYNDLDHHLKLCLIYMTLFPKGLDIPVRRLQRLWLAEGFVERPQKEGKFQEDVAQEYFENLVKRSLIMVSKQRSDGSARRCQLLGAIHDLLLEQAQDIHLFHVHPGSDSRFGTRRLIEYADARNGQPEPSQMRHVRSYISFNLQKKDTQAKHVSPLVSKMGKGLGLLRVLDLEGVYQPSLPDNLGDLFHLRYLGLRWTFLDKLPKSVGELPYLQTLDLKHTRIDKIPPTIWKLKKLQHLNLDDVHLDKDTLLHMYRSLPQLLTLWGLSVSHESPIQNGLSKLQHLRELGISFRFIKSQGRGPSTEALVDWISKLTDLRSLRLRSNDEFGKPSDLSLKPFSGLVKLSHMRLLGKLQQLPPLDQFPPHIKVLTLSLSFLSEDPMPILGQLPDLTVLRLLGNSYLGETMVCSSDRFKNLEVLKLWMLEGLKKWEVEDGAMKKLKEVNIRCCPKLANFPSSLLQQKTFQDLILNNMPPEFKENIESDYQFKVSTKDF from the coding sequence ATGGGTGAGAAGCTGGCTGTTGATGCAGTTGCATCTGTGGTGCTCCAGAAACTAAGGGACCTGCTGGTGGATGAGTCATTTGCGAGCAACAAGATCATCGGACGCCGCCTCCAGCGGATGAAGGAGACCATCGAGAAAACGAGCTGGCGCTCAGACGAGGAACCAAAggctgaagaaatcaagaaattgAGCCAAGAGTACCTTGGCCATCTCTACTCCATCGAGGACTCAATCGAGTCCTTCGCCCTTCGTTTCAACCGCCAGAGGAAGAAACTGGGATGCCTCATCAATCATGCCCTCTTCCCCAAGAAATTCACAGCTCTCAAAATGCTCGACTCCAAACTCTACAACATTCATACAAAGGTTAAAAAGCTCAACAGTCGAACAAGCACAACCGGCAGCACCAGCAACAGAGATAGAAGCCTGCAGCAACATAATGAACAAGAAGATCATCAAGAGACTTCCACTGATGAAGAAACTGATGCTGGGAGCCCAAGCATGTGGCGCAACAAGAGCAGTCCCGATGTTGGAAACATACACAAAAGGCCAACAAATCTACGCAGGAACAACTCCTGCAAAGTGCTCTCGCGCAGTAATGCCTCAATGATGCGAGAGAGGTGGGAGCATTCGAAGCTCATGTATAGTTATTCCTACAATAAGGAAGAACTATCCATTGTCGGATACCAAGGCAAGCTGCAAGATCTCCAGTTTAGGCTGGAGAATCCGGATCACCAGATAATCTCCATTGTAGGCGAACTGGGCTCAGGCAAGACAATGCTGGCTCGCGCCATCTATGGCAACAGAAGCATCAAAAACAAGTTCAAGGCTGCTGCTTGGGCAAACATTTTCAAGGAATCTACGACGACGGACGTGTTGCTCGCCTTGCTGAACCAGGTGAAGAAATCGGAAGTGCAAGATGGGAGCAATGAGGAGTCTCTCAAAGAGAGGCTGGCGCAGGAACTGACCGGTCAGAGATACTTGGTCGTGCTGGATGGAGTTCAGTCTTCGGATCAATGGAAAAGAATTAAAGATGCTTTCCCGGATCAACAAAATGGGAGTAAGATAATCATAACCACCCGCGATGAGCGAATGGCGAAGCATGCAGATCTAAAGAGGCACTCGTATAATATGGAGAAGCTGAACCCTGAAGAGAGCTGGACTTTGTTCATGACAAAGGTGGGCACACTAAAAGATCCAGAAAAGCCTCTGAAGAAGAGAATTATTAAGGCTTGCCAAGGGCTGCCCTTGAATATAGTTCTGCTCGGCAGTCTGTTGTCGATGAAGGGCAGAGAAAAGTGGTCCGAAACACTCAACAGCGATAGAAAATGGCAAGCCTCGGACATTATGAAGTTGAGCTACAATGATCTAGATCACCATCTGAAACTGTGTCTCATCTACATGACACTGTTTCCCAAAGGACTCGACATTCCAGTGAGGAGACTGCAACGCTTGTGGCTTGCGGAGGGATTCGTGGAACGACCACAGAAAGAAGGCAAGTTCCAAGAAGATGTGGCACAAGAGTATTTTGAAAATCTGGTCAAGCGCAGCTTGATAATGGTGTCCAAACAACGGTCAGATGGAAGCGCTAGAAGGTGCCAGTTGCTAGGTGCCATTCACGACCTCTTGTTGGAACAGGCTCAAGATATCCACCTCTTCCATGTTCATCCTGGATCAGATAGTCGGTTTGGTACGCGTAGACTCATCGAGTATGCTGATGCCAGGAATGGCCAACCCGAGCCTTCTCAAATGAGACATGTGAGGTCTTACATATCTTTCAACCTACAGAAAAAGGATACTCAAGCAAAGCATGTGAGCCCTCTTGTTAGCAAAATGGGCAAAGGGCTCGGCTTGCTCAGAGTTCTTGATCTTGAGGGCGTATACCAACCCAGTTTGCCAGATAATCTAGGCGACTTGTTTCATTTGAGGTACTTAGGATTGAGGTGGACTTTCTTAGACAAGCTTCCTAAATCGGTTGGTGAACTCCCTTATCTTCAAACATTAGACCTGAAgcataccagaatagacaaaaTCCCGCCCACTATTTGGAAACTGAAAAAGCTCCAGCATCTCAATCTCGATGATGTTCATCTAGACAAGGATACGCTTCTGCACATGTACAGGTCCTTGCCACAACTCCTGACTCTCTGGGGATTATCAGTCAGCCACGAGAGCCCAATTCAAAATGGTTTGAGCAAGCTGCAACACTTGAGAGAATTGGGCATTTCTTTTCGTTTCATCAAGTCTCAAGGCAGAGGTCCATCTACAGAGGCTTTGGTGGATTGGATTTCCAAGCTAACAGATCTTCGGTCATTGAGGCTGCGATCCAATGATGAATTTGGGAAACCTTCAGATCTTAGTTTAAAGCCGTTTTCAGGCTTGGTAAAACTTTCTCACATGAGGTTACTTGGGAAGTTGCAACAACTTCCTCCATTGGATCAGTTCCCACCTCATATTAAGGTTCTCACATTATCATTGTCATTTCTGTCCGAAGATCCCATGCCAATCCTTGGACAGCTCCCAGATTTAACAGTTTTAAGGCTGCTCGGTAACTCATACCTTGGAGAGACGATGGTCTGCTCGAGTGACAGATTTAAGAATCTTGAGGTGCTAAAACTATGGATGCTCGAAGGTCTCAAGAAATGGGAAGTGGAAGACGGCGCAATGAAGAAACTCAAAGAGGTCAACATCAGATGTTGTCCCAAACTGGCAAACTTTCCGAGCAGCTTGTTGCAGCAGAAAACATTCCAAGATTTGATCTTAAACAACATGCCCCCTGAATTTAAGGAAAACATTGAGAGCGATTATCAGTTCAAGGTCTCCACCAAAGATTTTTAA